The following are from one region of the Arcobacter defluvii genome:
- a CDS encoding arsenate reductase ArsC, whose amino-acid sequence MNKKVLILCTGNSCRSIIAEALINAKLDGISADSSGVRASGKVNPNAKKLLEEKGIWKEEYHSKTLDAVIDNDYDLIVTVCDHANETCPMFPKPIKKIHVGFEDPDGKGFEAFEETYKEIEEILLPRIIEALK is encoded by the coding sequence ATGAATAAAAAAGTTTTAATTTTATGTACAGGAAATTCTTGTCGAAGTATTATAGCTGAAGCTTTGATTAATGCTAAATTAGATGGAATTAGTGCAGATAGTAGTGGAGTGCGAGCAAGTGGAAAAGTAAATCCAAATGCAAAAAAACTTCTTGAAGAAAAAGGAATTTGGAAGGAAGAGTATCACTCTAAAACACTTGATGCAGTAATTGACAATGATTATGATTTAATCGTAACAGTTTGTGACCATGCAAATGAAACTTGTCCAATGTTTCCAAAACCAATCAAAAAAATTCATGTGGGATTTGAAGATCCAGATGGAAAAGGTTTTGAAGCATTTGAAGAGACATATAAAGAGATAGAAGAAATTTTACTTCCAAGAATTATAGAGGCTTTGAAATAG
- a CDS encoding arsenic transporter — MLIASLIFLITLIFVIWQPRGLQIGTTAILGAIVALIFQVVNFDDVLAVTNIVWDATLAFIGIIILSMILDEIGFFEWAALKMAKFSNGNGILMFIYSILLGAFVSALFANDGAALILTPILLAKMRILKLNTKTIVAFLLAGGFISDSASLPFVFSNLTNIVTANYFSIGFVEYFFNMIIPFIVSVITSIVFLWLLLRKDIPKTVDITLLKEPKSVIKNMKLFYFSWFFLGFLLCAYFLGDAYDLPISIFALGGAVIFLIIATISKTVKAKHIIKEAPWQVVWFSIGLYIVVYGLKNAGLTDELSQILQYLATKGDMVAVVGTGFIAAFLSAIMNNMPTVMIMDIALTDISNQALIYANVIGCNLGPKMTPFGSLATLLWLHVLAKKGVKISFWEYSRFGLIITPPVLLIVLLSI; from the coding sequence ATGTTAATTGCAAGTTTAATTTTTTTGATTACTTTGATATTTGTAATTTGGCAACCACGAGGTTTACAAATTGGAACAACTGCAATTTTAGGTGCAATTGTTGCTTTGATTTTTCAAGTTGTAAATTTTGATGATGTACTTGCTGTAACAAATATAGTTTGGGATGCAACTTTAGCATTTATTGGAATCATAATCTTATCTATGATTTTAGACGAAATAGGATTTTTTGAGTGGGCTGCACTTAAAATGGCAAAGTTTTCAAATGGAAATGGAATATTGATGTTTATCTATTCTATTTTACTTGGGGCTTTTGTTTCTGCACTTTTTGCAAATGATGGAGCAGCGTTAATTTTAACTCCAATTTTGTTAGCAAAAATGAGAATACTAAAACTAAATACAAAAACAATAGTTGCTTTTTTACTTGCAGGTGGATTTATAAGTGATAGTGCTTCTTTACCATTCGTATTTTCAAATCTAACAAATATAGTAACAGCGAACTATTTTAGTATTGGATTTGTGGAATACTTTTTTAATATGATAATTCCATTTATTGTAAGTGTAATCACTTCAATAGTTTTTTTATGGTTACTTTTACGAAAAGATATTCCCAAAACTGTGGATATAACTTTGTTAAAAGAGCCAAAAAGTGTAATCAAAAATATGAAACTTTTTTATTTTTCTTGGTTCTTTTTAGGTTTTTTATTATGTGCATATTTTTTAGGAGATGCTTACGATTTACCTATTTCTATTTTTGCTTTAGGTGGAGCAGTTATATTTTTAATAATTGCAACTATTTCAAAAACTGTAAAAGCAAAACATATTATAAAAGAAGCACCATGGCAAGTTGTATGGTTTAGTATTGGACTTTATATTGTTGTTTATGGTTTAAAAAATGCAGGATTGACAGATGAATTAAGTCAAATTTTACAATATCTTGCAACAAAAGGTGATATGGTTGCTGTTGTTGGAACAGGATTTATAGCTGCATTTTTAAGTGCAATTATGAATAATATGCCAACAGTAATGATTATGGATATAGCTTTAACTGATATTTCAAATCAAGCATTGATTTATGCAAATGTTATTGGGTGTAACCTTGGACCAAAAATGACTCCATTTGGTAGTTTAGCTACTCTTCTTTGGCTTCATGTTTTAGCAAAAAAAGGTGTAAAAATTAGCTTTTGGGAATATAGTAGATTTGGACTTATTATAACTCCTCCAGTTTTATTAATAGTTTTATTATCAATTTAA
- a CDS encoding sensor histidine kinase, which produces MRQTRIDEFLELEHHNKELEKRIKEEVAKNREKDKLMFQQAKLASLGEMLGNISHQWRQPLMEINSLFLPIEAKIALGETLNKEEILESIDKLNHITKYMSNTIDDFKDFFATDKEKIRFKLIEQINSTINIISGGLKANSIKLDIIIKKNPELIGYKNDYSQVLINIISNAKDVLVQRNIKEPYIKITIYEENNNIVTTIEDNAEGIKVEPIEKIFEPFFTYEKINGSGIGLFMSKLIIEKNMNGKLTAKNSSTGAFFKIIIPKN; this is translated from the coding sequence ATGAGACAAACGAGAATTGATGAATTCCTAGAATTAGAACATCACAATAAAGAACTTGAAAAAAGAATAAAAGAAGAAGTTGCAAAGAATAGAGAAAAAGACAAATTGATGTTTCAACAAGCAAAACTTGCTTCTTTAGGTGAAATGTTAGGAAATATTTCTCATCAATGGCGACAACCTTTGATGGAAATCAATTCTTTATTTCTACCAATTGAAGCAAAAATTGCATTAGGTGAAACTTTAAATAAGGAAGAAATTTTGGAATCAATAGATAAATTAAATCATATAACAAAATATATGTCTAATACAATAGATGATTTTAAAGATTTTTTTGCAACAGATAAAGAAAAAATAAGATTCAAATTAATAGAACAAATAAATTCAACAATAAATATTATAAGTGGTGGATTAAAAGCAAATAGTATTAAACTTGATATTATAATCAAAAAAAATCCTGAATTAATTGGATATAAAAATGATTATTCTCAAGTTTTAATTAATATTATTAGCAATGCAAAAGATGTATTAGTTCAACGAAATATAAAAGAGCCATACATAAAAATAACTATTTATGAAGAAAATAATAATATTGTTACAACAATAGAAGATAATGCAGAAGGAATAAAAGTAGAACCTATTGAAAAAATATTTGAACCTTTTTTTACATATGAAAAAATTAATGGTTCAGGAATTGGTCTTTTTATGTCAAAATTAATAATAGAAAAAAATATGAATGGAAAATTAACTGCAAAAAATTCTTCAACAGGTGCATTTTTTAAAATAATTATTCCAAAAAACTAA
- the tkt gene encoding transketolase → MSKQLLQKQADTIRFLAADMVQQANSGHPGAPMGLADIATVLSKHLNVNPADEKWLNRDRLVFSGGHATGLVYSLLHLWGFDVSVNDMKNFRQTHSKTPGHPEYGHTHGIEITTGPLGQGIANSVGFAMAGKYAQNLLGRDVINHKVYCLCGDGDLQEGISYEATSTAGHLKLDNLVIIYDSNSITIEGDTSIAWSENVKKRFQAIDFEVIEIDGHNFEQIDKALVTAKDATQPVLIIAKTAIAKGAVTMEGSHHSHGAPLGEDEIAKSKEKAGFDPKEKFFVPADVKGAFDKLIVGSTAQNAWTESLSAETKAKIEELKNPNFDSIVYPTFEVDSSVATRDSNHKILNAIALAIPGFLGGSADLAPSNKTELKDMGDFPNGRNIHFGIKEHAMAAITNAMNLYGLFRVYSATFFVFSDYLKPAARIAALAGIPQHFIWTHDSIGVGEDGPTHQPIEHLSQFRALPNFYTFRPADASENVEAWKVALKMKAPTAFVCSRQGLKVLKDERAYGNVSNGAYLLKQRENANITIMASGSELMLALQTACSLEEEGIIANVVSVPCFDLLMEQSKEYVEKIINPKTKVYAVEAARGLEYYKYADVVFGMETFGASGPANDLFKEFGFTIDTLKAKIVADFKK, encoded by the coding sequence ATGTCAAAACAATTATTACAAAAACAAGCAGATACTATCAGATTTTTAGCAGCTGATATGGTGCAACAAGCAAACTCAGGACATCCTGGTGCTCCTATGGGATTAGCTGATATTGCAACAGTATTAAGTAAACATTTAAATGTAAATCCAGCTGATGAAAAATGGCTAAATAGAGATAGATTAGTATTTAGTGGTGGTCATGCTACAGGTTTAGTATACTCTTTATTACACCTTTGGGGATTTGATGTATCAGTAAATGATATGAAAAATTTTAGACAAACTCATTCTAAAACTCCAGGACATCCAGAATATGGGCATACTCATGGAATTGAAATAACAACAGGACCTTTAGGACAAGGAATTGCAAATTCAGTTGGATTTGCAATGGCAGGAAAATATGCACAAAATCTTCTTGGACGTGATGTAATTAACCATAAAGTTTATTGTTTATGTGGTGATGGAGATTTACAAGAAGGTATCTCTTATGAAGCAACTTCAACAGCAGGGCATCTAAAACTTGATAATCTTGTAATAATCTATGATTCAAACTCTATTACAATAGAAGGCGATACAAGTATAGCTTGGAGTGAAAATGTTAAAAAAAGATTCCAAGCTATTGATTTTGAAGTAATTGAAATTGATGGACATAATTTTGAGCAAATTGATAAAGCGTTAGTTACAGCTAAAGATGCAACTCAACCTGTACTTATTATCGCAAAAACTGCAATTGCAAAAGGTGCAGTTACTATGGAAGGAAGTCATCATTCTCATGGTGCACCTTTAGGTGAAGATGAAATTGCTAAATCAAAAGAAAAAGCCGGATTTGATCCAAAAGAAAAATTCTTTGTACCAGCAGATGTGAAAGGTGCTTTTGATAAGTTAATCGTGGGTTCTACCGCACAAAATGCTTGGACTGAATCACTTTCAGCTGAAACAAAAGCGAAAATTGAAGAGTTAAAAAATCCAAATTTTGATTCTATTGTTTATCCAACTTTTGAAGTTGATTCAAGTGTTGCAACAAGAGATTCAAATCACAAAATCTTAAATGCAATAGCACTTGCAATTCCAGGATTTTTAGGTGGAAGTGCTGACTTAGCTCCATCAAATAAAACTGAATTAAAAGATATGGGTGATTTCCCAAATGGAAGAAATATTCACTTTGGTATCAAAGAACATGCAATGGCAGCAATTACAAATGCAATGAATTTATACGGATTATTTAGAGTTTATTCTGCAACATTCTTTGTATTTAGTGATTATTTAAAACCAGCTGCAAGAATAGCTGCACTTGCAGGAATCCCTCAACACTTTATTTGGACACATGACTCTATTGGTGTTGGAGAAGATGGACCAACACACCAACCAATTGAGCATTTATCACAATTTAGAGCATTACCAAACTTTTATACATTTAGACCTGCAGATGCAAGTGAAAATGTTGAAGCTTGGAAAGTAGCACTTAAAATGAAAGCACCAACTGCTTTTGTTTGCTCAAGACAAGGTTTAAAAGTATTAAAAGATGAAAGAGCTTATGGAAATGTTTCAAATGGAGCTTATTTATTAAAACAAAGAGAAAATGCAAATATTACTATCATGGCAAGTGGAAGTGAATTAATGCTTGCTCTTCAAACAGCTTGTTCTTTAGAAGAAGAAGGAATTATTGCAAACGTAGTTTCTGTTCCTTGTTTTGATTTATTAATGGAACAAAGTAAAGAGTATGTAGAAAAAATCATTAACCCAAAAACTAAAGTATATGCAGTAGAAGCAGCGCGTGGTTTAGAATACTACAAGTATGCTGATGTTGTATTTGGTATGGAAACATTTGGAGCATCTGGACCTGCAAATGATTTATTCAAAGAATTTGGATTTACAATTGATACTTTAAAGGCTAAAATTGTTGCAGATTTTAAAAAATAG
- a CDS encoding thioredoxin family protein, with protein sequence MKIEVLGTGCSKCKALEEAVKQAVAKIGGFHEVKKVEDIVEIMNYGVMSTPALVVDGVVRSSGKQLNVEDIVKILSNNN encoded by the coding sequence ATGAAAATAGAAGTTTTAGGAACAGGATGTTCAAAATGTAAAGCTTTAGAAGAAGCTGTGAAACAAGCAGTTGCAAAAATTGGTGGTTTCCATGAAGTTAAAAAAGTTGAAGATATAGTTGAAATAATGAATTATGGTGTAATGAGTACACCAGCACTCGTTGTTGATGGAGTTGTGAGAAGTAGTGGAAAACAGCTAAATGTTGAGGATATTGTAAAAATATTATCAAATAATAATTAA
- a CDS encoding tautomerase family protein, with protein MPHLQFELNKKVSNETKEEFVKEIRNSFAQIMDTKTDHIAISLREYDKYSLTIGRANVTDDICLMNLDIREGRTIEKRRELALKFMDVIKDNFGINPKNQYITFTEHKGEDFHLIEKYLATWQSGEDPLN; from the coding sequence ATGCCTCATTTACAGTTTGAATTGAATAAAAAAGTATCAAATGAAACTAAAGAAGAGTTTGTAAAAGAGATAAGAAATAGTTTTGCTCAAATCATGGATACAAAAACAGATCATATTGCTATTAGTTTAAGAGAGTATGATAAATATAGTTTAACTATTGGAAGAGCAAATGTTACTGATGATATTTGTTTGATGAATCTTGATATAAGAGAAGGTAGAACAATTGAAAAAAGAAGAGAATTAGCTTTAAAATTTATGGATGTAATTAAAGATAACTTTGGAATAAATCCAAAAAATCAGTATATAACATTTACTGAACATAAAGGTGAAGATTTTCATTTAATTGAAAAATATTTAGCCACATGGCAAAGTGGAGAAGATCCACTTAATTAA
- a CDS encoding permease, with protein MFDWLANLTSIFVFNILGLVKNSHLGESLNFFIYDTIKIFILLISIIYIVTLLRSYFPIEKARDYISGKHKIVGHILAAIFGVITPFCSCSAIPLFLGFLQARIPLGVTFSYLISAPLSDAVVIAMLFSLFGWKIALLYVGIGLLIAIISGLVIGSMNLEKEVLIEVKPMNNCCNSSNSDETLFKQRLKESWENTIDIFKKIYLYVIIGVGIGAFIHGYIPADFISTYAGGDIWYAPIVAVIMGIPMYSNAAGILPLVEVLTQKGMLLGTALSFMMAVVALSLPEAMILKRVLSIKLISIFFGIVGVSILITGYLFNTIL; from the coding sequence ATGTTTGATTGGCTTGCAAATTTAACTTCAATTTTTGTATTTAATATTTTAGGTCTTGTAAAAAATAGTCATTTAGGTGAATCATTAAATTTCTTTATTTACGACACAATTAAAATTTTTATATTATTAATCTCTATTATTTATATAGTTACACTTTTAAGAAGTTATTTTCCTATTGAAAAAGCAAGGGATTATATAAGTGGTAAGCATAAAATCGTAGGACATATACTTGCAGCAATTTTTGGAGTAATAACTCCATTTTGCTCATGTAGTGCAATACCTCTTTTTTTAGGATTTTTACAAGCAAGAATTCCTTTAGGAGTTACATTTTCATATTTGATTTCTGCACCACTAAGTGATGCAGTTGTAATTGCAATGTTGTTTTCACTCTTTGGTTGGAAAATTGCTTTATTATATGTGGGAATAGGTCTGCTAATTGCAATAATCTCAGGTCTTGTAATAGGAAGTATGAATCTAGAAAAAGAGGTTTTAATAGAAGTTAAACCTATGAATAACTGTTGCAATAGCTCAAATAGTGATGAAACTTTATTTAAGCAAAGATTGAAAGAATCTTGGGAAAATACAATTGATATATTTAAAAAGATTTATCTTTATGTAATTATTGGTGTTGGAATAGGAGCATTTATTCATGGCTATATTCCAGCAGATTTTATAAGTACTTACGCAGGTGGAGATATTTGGTATGCTCCAATAGTTGCAGTTATTATGGGAATTCCAATGTATTCAAATGCTGCAGGAATTTTACCACTTGTTGAGGTTTTAACACAAAAAGGAATGTTATTAGGAACAGCGTTATCATTTATGATGGCTGTTGTTGCTCTTAGTCTTCCTGAAGCTATGATTTTAAAAAGAGTTTTAAGTATAAAACTTATTTCAATATTTTTTGGAATAGTTGGAGTTTCTATTTTAATAACAGGTTATTTATTTAATACTATTTTATAG
- a CDS encoding gamma-glutamylcyclotransferase family protein, whose amino-acid sequence MKETLFVYGTLMPNCPNAYVLENIVGKFVPATVNGKLIDAGWSASMGYPGIRLDAGKDTIHGFLFYSDNLINHWDSLDEFEGAEFERTAVTVERFDEIEVDSYIYTLKSEILEMHEEK is encoded by the coding sequence TTGAAAGAGACACTTTTTGTATATGGAACACTAATGCCAAATTGTCCAAATGCTTATGTATTAGAAAATATAGTTGGGAAATTTGTTCCTGCAACTGTAAATGGAAAATTAATAGATGCTGGTTGGAGTGCAAGTATGGGTTATCCTGGGATTAGGCTTGATGCTGGAAAGGATACTATTCATGGATTTTTATTTTATTCAGATAACCTTATAAATCATTGGGATAGTTTAGATGAGTTTGAAGGTGCCGAGTTTGAAAGAACAGCTGTAACAGTAGAAAGATTTGATGAAATTGAAGTTGATTCTTATATTTATACTTTAAAATCAGAGATTTTAGAAATGCATGAAGAAAAATAG
- a CDS encoding ArsR/SmtB family transcription factor, producing the protein MDIFLKTVSALNDETRVKIIKFINIYGKCCVCDLENSFEMIQSRLSRHLKILKEAGFLKLERDGRWAYYSIRSPLDEFRQSCIKEIMTLQIELPTLKKVCEIKE; encoded by the coding sequence ATGGATATATTTTTAAAAACAGTTAGTGCTTTAAATGATGAGACAAGAGTAAAGATAATTAAGTTCATAAATATTTATGGAAAATGTTGTGTTTGTGATTTGGAAAACTCATTTGAAATGATTCAATCAAGACTTTCACGTCATCTAAAGATTTTAAAAGAAGCTGGATTTTTAAAACTAGAACGTGATGGAAGATGGGCTTATTATAGTATTCGTTCACCTTTAGATGAGTTTAGACAAAGTTGTATAAAAGAGATAATGACACTTCAAATAGAGTTGCCAACTCTAAAAAAAGTTTGTGAGATTAAGGAATAA
- a CDS encoding NAD(P)-dependent oxidoreductase, with amino-acid sequence MKIGFIGLGNLGQAICKRLSDVGETLIVYNRNKEKIENLPYEKVDTPRELLLKSDVIFMCLFDSDAVSHILSRENGLLCDEIKGKTIIDLTTNDYKDVLEFHDAINSMGGNYLENPVFGSVAPALKGELTVVSSGKEEIFKNVKPILEKIAKEIFYLPVPSSATKMKLINNLCLGSFMVTIAECTAMAESCDINKSKALEILGVGGGQSLVLKAKTQKLIDEDFSAHFSNNAINKDLHLLQNLAYELKKPLFSAAIPKELFSKMKMLGKGDEDFSSIYQLFKN; translated from the coding sequence ATGAAAATAGGATTTATTGGACTTGGAAATTTAGGTCAAGCAATTTGTAAAAGATTAAGTGATGTTGGTGAGACATTAATTGTTTATAATAGAAATAAAGAAAAAATAGAAAATTTACCTTATGAAAAAGTTGATACACCAAGAGAACTACTTTTAAAGAGTGATGTGATTTTTATGTGTTTATTTGATAGTGATGCAGTAAGTCATATTTTGTCAAGAGAAAATGGGCTTTTATGTGATGAAATAAAAGGAAAAACAATTATAGATTTGACAACAAATGATTATAAAGATGTTTTAGAATTTCATGACGCAATTAATAGTATGGGTGGAAATTATTTAGAAAATCCAGTTTTTGGTTCCGTTGCACCTGCACTTAAAGGTGAATTAACTGTTGTTAGTTCTGGAAAAGAAGAAATATTTAAAAATGTTAAACCAATTTTAGAAAAGATTGCAAAAGAGATTTTTTATCTTCCTGTACCTTCAAGTGCTACAAAAATGAAACTTATAAATAACCTTTGTTTAGGTTCATTTATGGTCACAATTGCGGAATGTACAGCAATGGCTGAAAGTTGTGATATAAATAAATCTAAAGCTTTAGAAATACTTGGAGTTGGTGGTGGTCAATCACTTGTACTTAAAGCTAAAACACAAAAATTGATAGATGAAGATTTTTCTGCACATTTTTCAAATAATGCAATAAATAAAGATTTACATTTATTACAAAATTTAGCTTATGAATTAAAAAAGCCACTTTTTAGTGCAGCAATTCCAAAAGAGTTATTCTCTAAAATGAAAATGTTAGGAAAAGGTGACGAAGATTTTTCTTCAATTTATCAATTATTTAAAAACTAA
- a CDS encoding YnfA family protein gives MIKEFSLYFLAAFFEILGCYSFWVYFKLGKSYWFLILGVFSLIAFAYALTRVNLEFAGRAYAIYGGIYIVSSLLWLYFVEKQEFNRWDLLGSFVVLIGVCIILLGNQK, from the coding sequence TTGATAAAAGAGTTTAGTTTATATTTTTTAGCAGCTTTTTTTGAGATACTTGGTTGTTATAGTTTTTGGGTTTATTTTAAACTTGGCAAAAGTTATTGGTTTTTAATTCTTGGAGTTTTTTCTTTGATTGCTTTTGCTTATGCTTTAACACGAGTAAATTTAGAGTTTGCTGGACGAGCTTATGCTATTTATGGTGGAATTTATATTGTTTCATCTTTACTTTGGTTATATTTTGTGGAAAAACAAGAGTTTAATAGATGGGATTTATTAGGTTCTTTTGTCGTTTTAATTGGAGTTTGTATTATACTTTTGGGAAATCAAAAATAG
- a CDS encoding DUF4405 domain-containing protein — MNKFLKRDIATSFTTFLFLVMGITGVLMYFHILDNYTKEMHEILGLVFVLVIFFHVFFNWKAMKSYFSKKVFLSAGIIISIVALTFILNAKTGENPKAILINKTLEAPIETSFLIFSKNIENAKEKLEKAGIKLEKANSLKELASINKTSPFEIINILSQDK; from the coding sequence ATGAATAAATTTTTAAAAAGAGATATTGCAACATCTTTTACAACATTTTTATTTTTAGTTATGGGAATAACTGGTGTTTTAATGTATTTTCACATTTTGGATAATTATACAAAAGAAATGCATGAAATATTAGGTTTAGTTTTTGTTTTAGTAATCTTCTTTCATGTTTTTTTTAATTGGAAAGCAATGAAAAGTTATTTTAGCAAAAAAGTTTTTTTAAGTGCTGGAATAATAATTTCCATCGTGGCTTTAACATTTATTTTAAATGCAAAAACAGGTGAAAATCCAAAAGCAATATTGATAAATAAAACATTAGAAGCACCCATTGAAACTTCATTTCTGATTTTTAGTAAAAATATTGAAAATGCTAAAGAGAAACTTGAAAAAGCAGGAATAAAACTTGAAAAAGCAAACTCTTTAAAAGAACTTGCTTCAATAAATAAAACTTCACCTTTTGAGATTATAAATATTTTATCTCAAGATAAATAG
- a CDS encoding CidA/LrgA family protein, producing the protein MLKGIIVLLVFQFLGECIAKFFELLVPGPVIGMVLLLFFLLIRKGSFISLDNAVALHLRYLPLLFIPAAMGIITQIDIITKEFWAIFIALFFGTLIALVFAAKFMDFLTSRVNKDEL; encoded by the coding sequence TTGTTAAAAGGTATTATAGTTTTATTAGTATTTCAATTTTTAGGGGAGTGTATAGCTAAATTCTTTGAGTTATTAGTTCCTGGACCTGTAATTGGAATGGTTTTATTGTTATTTTTTTTATTGATTAGAAAAGGAAGTTTTATAAGTCTTGATAATGCAGTTGCACTTCATTTAAGATATCTTCCATTACTTTTTATTCCTGCTGCAATGGGAATAATTACTCAAATAGATATTATTACAAAAGAGTTTTGGGCTATATTTATAGCTCTGTTTTTTGGAACTTTAATAGCTTTAGTTTTTGCAGCTAAATTTATGGATTTTCTAACTTCAAGGGTGAATAAAGATGAATTATGA
- a CDS encoding LrgB family protein, whose protein sequence is MNYEALTNYISSTPLTWLIITLAAFKLGIIIYEKFNKHTLLQPIIIAYVIILSLIVYTNTSFEKYFKSVEIIHFFLGPATVALALPLYKNLKYIKSLFLPIVLTLFIAGVFSIVIAISLLYIFGAHLPTILSMTTKSITAPIAIITSEQIGAIPSLAVGFVLITGIVGALFGTIVFKIFKVKYETSKGFALGLVSHGIGTARAIEISEKAAAFAALAMGLSGIFTAIFLPMVITFFK, encoded by the coding sequence ATGAATTATGAAGCATTGACAAACTATATTAGTTCTACACCACTTACTTGGTTAATTATAACTTTAGCAGCATTTAAATTAGGAATAATAATTTATGAAAAGTTTAATAAACATACTTTATTACAACCAATTATTATAGCTTATGTGATTATTTTATCTTTGATTGTTTATACAAATACATCATTTGAAAAGTATTTTAAAAGTGTTGAAATAATTCATTTTTTCTTAGGCCCTGCAACAGTTGCACTTGCTCTTCCACTTTATAAAAATTTGAAATATATAAAATCACTTTTTTTACCAATAGTTTTAACTCTATTTATAGCTGGTGTTTTTTCAATAGTGATTGCAATTAGTTTACTTTATATTTTTGGAGCACATCTTCCAACTATTTTATCAATGACTACAAAATCTATAACTGCTCCAATAGCAATTATAACTTCAGAACAAATTGGAGCTATTCCTTCACTTGCTGTTGGTTTTGTTTTAATTACAGGAATTGTTGGAGCTTTATTTGGAACAATAGTGTTTAAAATTTTTAAAGTAAAATATGAAACTTCAAAAGGTTTTGCTCTTGGACTTGTATCACATGGAATTGGAACTGCAAGGGCAATAGAAATAAGTGAAAAAGCAGCAGCTTTTGCAGCACTTGCAATGGGTTTAAGTGGAATATTTACTGCAATTTTTCTTCCAATGGTAATTACTTTTTTTAAGTAA